GCATGTCTACAGGATAAAAAAACTGTGTAAACTGCTCACTTTGTTCACGCTTCGCTACACCACCAAGCAAGCTTTTACCTATGGTCGGAGTACTGCGAAGTTTTTCTGATAGAAGATTTTTAGGTTTTTACGATTCAAGTAAAGCTTTTTTTACCGCTGCAAGGGCTTGGCGATCGCTGAGCATCCAAGGATGAAACGCCACAGGCAGCTTCACCTCATGGCCAATTGGCAGGCGCGTACTATCCGCTGGCAAGATCATCAGATCAAAAGGTGTCCACATCCATGTCACCTGAATGTTTTCGAGACAGGACTCCACATCACCATTGAGATCATTCAAAAAATCGCTGTTCGGGCGCATCTGCTTGATCCCCGGAAACGGCAAACTATAGGCCGTCAGCGTGCCATTATTCGGGGCAGAAATACTGATGTAGCGTTCAACTCGTTCGTGGCCGCCCATCCGCTGGAGATAATAGCGCGTGACGAGACCCCCCATACTAAAGCCGATTAAGTCGATATTGGACGAGCCGCTCAGATTTTTGTCGATAAAAACCTGTAGTTGCCGGGCAAGATTTGGTAGGGACTGCCGCCCATCATTGGGTACAAGATCAAGGGCATAAACAGACCACCCTTGGGCTTTGAGATACCGCGCCATGGACTTAAAAATATACTGGCGATCTAAAAAACCATGTACCAGTACGACCGGATTTGTAGGGTTCACCACACCATGCTCCATTGAAAAAATCCCATTGCATTCATTACAATTTTATTAAGCATCTCTACAGGTTTTTGTAATGCCCCAACTCAGTTTAGCCGAAATTTCTCAGCAACTTGATAGTGCTAATTCCCGCGATCGCATGATTGCTTTAGCAAATTTGCGAAATGTTGAGGCGGAGGTGGCAATGCCTTTGATCAAGAAAGTGCTCGATGACGAGGTACTGCAAATTCGCTCTATGGCCGTTTTTGCCCTAGGTGTGAAGCAGACTGATGAATCCTTTGATTTATTAATTAATTTGTTGGAAACGGACAATGACTATGGCATTCGCGCTGATGCGGCGGGAGCG
This genomic interval from [Limnothrix rosea] IAM M-220 contains the following:
- a CDS encoding esterase/lipase family protein; this encodes MEHGVVNPTNPVVLVHGFLDRQYIFKSMARYLKAQGWSVYALDLVPNDGRQSLPNLARQLQVFIDKNLSGSSNIDLIGFSMGGLVTRYYLQRMGGHERVERYISISAPNNGTLTAYSLPFPGIKQMRPNSDFLNDLNGDVESCLENIQVTWMWTPFDLMILPADSTRLPIGHEVKLPVAFHPWMLSDRQALAAVKKALLES